A window of Aeromicrobium sp. Root236 contains these coding sequences:
- a CDS encoding DUF5719 family protein, with protein MKDLRILVLPFAAVALVVLALVAPSPSDSARAPSRVTVAEASYACPAGSVITVASGQIRAGSGAKANVFPSRDRDADLEDAATWRTSVVDGPGVMVQQRGRASGPVGFFAGTAPKKGGGGLVVGSCPGVVDDAWLLGLGSGGKHFSTLILTNLADTPAAVDLSLWGPKGKIDAVGSEGIVVKPSSVRRIRLDDLAAGEPELAMHVHRRRGSLSAVVNDSATTVFSGTEPVSATLSPRRSQVIGGLVQGANGRTLMLLNPGDATARVTVKVIGAKNTFAPSGLEQIKVRPGSTRSITMPKSTGGGAQALRLTSDEPISATVRMAPTAKDYAYAEAVPALSGPAIVPVEVGPKIAAPRLLLTAPGRAATAKVQAYDASMRPLASSDVAIKAGTTTWVKLEAPDAAYFVVTPHGKVVAAATYVKGDGISSLALTPAPVTVLSPQVRPVS; from the coding sequence ATGAAGGATCTGCGCATCCTCGTGCTGCCGTTCGCGGCAGTGGCCCTCGTCGTGCTCGCGCTCGTCGCGCCGTCGCCGTCGGATTCGGCTCGTGCGCCTTCCCGCGTGACCGTCGCTGAGGCGTCCTACGCGTGCCCGGCCGGGTCGGTCATCACGGTGGCGTCCGGCCAGATCCGTGCGGGCAGCGGCGCGAAGGCCAACGTGTTCCCGAGCCGCGACCGCGACGCCGACCTCGAGGACGCAGCCACCTGGCGTACGTCCGTGGTCGACGGCCCCGGTGTGATGGTGCAGCAGCGCGGCCGCGCCTCCGGGCCGGTGGGCTTCTTCGCCGGCACCGCTCCCAAGAAGGGCGGCGGCGGACTCGTCGTCGGCTCCTGCCCGGGCGTCGTCGACGATGCCTGGCTGCTCGGCCTGGGCTCGGGCGGCAAACACTTCTCGACGCTGATCCTGACCAACCTCGCGGACACCCCGGCCGCCGTCGACCTGAGCCTGTGGGGACCCAAGGGCAAGATCGACGCCGTCGGGTCCGAGGGCATCGTCGTCAAGCCGTCGTCCGTGCGTCGGATCCGCCTGGACGACCTGGCGGCGGGGGAGCCGGAGCTCGCGATGCACGTGCACCGTCGTCGCGGCTCGCTCTCGGCCGTCGTCAACGACAGCGCGACGACGGTGTTCAGCGGCACCGAGCCGGTCTCCGCGACGCTGTCGCCGCGCCGCAGCCAGGTCATCGGGGGACTCGTGCAGGGCGCCAACGGCCGGACGTTGATGCTGCTCAATCCCGGTGACGCGACGGCACGCGTGACGGTCAAGGTCATCGGGGCCAAGAACACGTTCGCCCCCTCGGGCCTTGAGCAGATCAAGGTGCGGCCCGGCAGCACGCGGTCGATCACGATGCCCAAGTCGACCGGCGGCGGCGCCCAGGCGCTGCGGCTGACGTCGGACGAGCCGATCTCGGCGACCGTGCGCATGGCGCCCACCGCCAAGGACTACGCATACGCCGAGGCGGTCCCCGCACTGTCGGGACCGGCGATCGTGCCCGTCGAGGTCGGTCCCAAGATCGCGGCGCCGCGCCTGCTGCTGACCGCGCCGGGGCGAGCCGCCACCGCGAAGGTCCAGGCGTACGACGCGTCGATGCGGCCGCTCGCCTCCAGCGACGTGGCGATCAAGGCCGGCACCACGACCTGGGTCAAGCTCGAGGCGCCCGACGCGGCCTACTTCGTGGTGACCCCGCACGGCAAGGTCGTCGCCGCCGCGACGTACGTCAAGGGCGACGGCATCAGCTCGCTGGCGCTGACCCCCGCGCCGGTCACCGTGCTGAGCCCGCAGGTCCGCCCGGTCTCCTAG
- a CDS encoding 2-phospho-L-lactate transferase CofD family protein: MRQDRMARMRILLVVGADGAPFARELGGLLGPDDELTVVAPTVRGHVSAGLQASPDLDGLLSPSGVATYAVADALEAVGYTPPWQRASDQAVAARLVRTELVLTGTALTDATIAAGIRAALPYRLLPMCEERAEFRVVVGAEEPRAIPVDEYLADPAAHDPTQLLLVADQISVSTAVSSALQDCDVLVLGPSSRTLAVDPVLRTPGFRDLVPGDLPVLVVEHDDTAPPQLVRVAGLPEADPGRPEPAPADAAAVLELAHKVVAA; the protein is encoded by the coding sequence ATGAGGCAAGACAGAATGGCCCGCATGCGCATCCTGCTCGTCGTCGGCGCTGACGGCGCACCCTTCGCCCGCGAGCTCGGCGGCCTCCTCGGCCCCGATGACGAGCTCACCGTCGTGGCTCCGACCGTACGTGGGCACGTCTCGGCGGGCCTGCAGGCGAGCCCCGACCTGGACGGCCTGCTCTCGCCGTCCGGCGTCGCCACGTACGCCGTCGCCGACGCGCTCGAGGCGGTCGGCTACACGCCACCGTGGCAGCGGGCCAGCGACCAGGCTGTGGCGGCGCGGCTGGTCCGCACCGAGCTCGTCCTGACCGGGACCGCCCTGACGGACGCGACGATCGCCGCCGGCATCCGTGCCGCGCTCCCCTACCGGTTGCTGCCGATGTGCGAGGAGCGGGCCGAGTTCCGGGTCGTGGTCGGTGCGGAGGAGCCGCGGGCGATCCCGGTCGACGAGTACCTCGCCGACCCCGCGGCCCATGACCCGACGCAGCTGCTCCTGGTCGCCGACCAGATCTCGGTGTCCACCGCCGTCTCGTCGGCCCTGCAGGACTGCGACGTCCTCGTGCTCGGGCCCTCGAGCCGCACGCTGGCCGTCGACCCGGTCCTGCGTACGCCCGGGTTCCGCGACCTCGTGCCCGGCGACCTGCCCGTCCTGGTCGTCGAGCACGACGACACGGCTCCACCTCAGCTCGTACGCGTTGCCGGTCTGCCGGAGGCCGATCCCGGCCGCCCGGAACCGGCACCCGCGGACGCCGCCGCCGTGCTCGAGCTGGCTCACAAGGTCGTGGCCGCATGA
- a CDS encoding ABC transporter ATP-binding protein: MSTEPVTPDPTAAPDHDRKPVVIVDDVHVEYKVFATGKRPTAADRRKLNLGRTKQMRTVHALKGVSFTAYEQDSIGVIGTNGSGKSTLMRAIVGLTPASRGAIYASSRPSLLGVGAALMKDLSGERNIVLGGLAMGFTKEEIRASYDEIVSFSGLEKFIDLPMRAYSSGMTARLKFALASVQTHEILIVDEALAVGDRKFRARSEARIREIRDNAGTVFLVSHSMQSIRDTCSRVIWLDQGTLVMDGDPDEVIEAYNEAQDRDM, translated from the coding sequence GTGTCGACTGAACCCGTGACCCCCGACCCCACCGCCGCACCCGACCACGACCGCAAGCCCGTCGTGATCGTCGACGACGTGCACGTGGAGTACAAGGTCTTCGCGACCGGCAAGCGCCCCACCGCCGCCGACCGGCGCAAGCTCAACCTCGGGCGTACCAAGCAGATGCGCACGGTGCACGCGCTCAAGGGCGTCTCGTTCACGGCGTACGAGCAGGACAGCATCGGGGTCATCGGCACCAACGGCTCCGGCAAGTCGACGCTCATGCGCGCGATCGTCGGGCTCACCCCGGCGAGCCGCGGCGCGATCTACGCCTCGTCACGACCGAGCCTCCTGGGTGTCGGCGCGGCGCTGATGAAGGACCTGTCGGGCGAGCGCAACATCGTCCTCGGCGGTCTGGCCATGGGCTTCACGAAGGAAGAGATCCGCGCCAGCTACGACGAGATCGTGTCGTTCTCGGGCCTCGAGAAGTTCATCGACCTGCCGATGCGGGCCTACTCGTCCGGCATGACGGCGCGCCTCAAGTTCGCCCTGGCCAGCGTGCAGACCCACGAGATCCTCATCGTCGACGAGGCGCTGGCGGTCGGCGACCGCAAGTTCCGGGCCCGCAGCGAGGCGCGCATCCGCGAGATCCGTGACAACGCCGGCACGGTGTTCCTCGTCAGCCACTCGATGCAGTCGATCCGCGACACCTGCAGCCGAGTCATCTGGCTCGACCAGGGCACGTTGGTGATGGACGGCGACCCGGACGAGGTCATCGAGGCCTACAACGAGGCCCAAGACCGCGACATGTGA
- a CDS encoding DUF3499 domain-containing protein, translated as MRRCTRSACSQTAVATLTYVYADQTAVLGPLATYAEPHTYDLCAEHSQRMSAPQGWNVLRLAPDPAAAEPTRDDLLALADAVREAGRPPTPQPDGPPALRLVRPDS; from the coding sequence GTGAGACGATGCACGCGATCTGCGTGCTCCCAGACGGCAGTGGCGACGCTGACCTATGTCTATGCGGACCAGACGGCCGTGCTGGGTCCGCTGGCGACCTACGCCGAGCCGCACACGTACGACCTCTGCGCCGAGCACTCGCAGCGCATGTCGGCGCCCCAGGGCTGGAACGTGCTGCGCCTCGCACCCGACCCGGCCGCGGCCGAGCCGACGCGCGACGACCTGCTCGCCCTGGCCGACGCCGTGCGCGAGGCCGGCCGGCCGCCGACACCTCAACCTGATGGACCCCCAGCCCTTCGACTCGTGAGGCCCGACTCTTGA
- a CDS encoding metallopeptidase family protein, with protein MDHFGGAVSGPRPGRMRDRRGRGPRGPMALPGPLSPRSVPVHRPARASFDLLVGDILAALEPHFAVEPDHVDVVVEEAPLLPPEWTDDVPLSIVAPGPEGSRVVLFRIPIAQRCSGNEDLEDLVWTVVLDRLAEVWHMSPDDLDPRPR; from the coding sequence ATGGATCACTTCGGCGGCGCCGTCAGCGGCCCCCGACCCGGCCGGATGCGCGACCGGCGCGGCCGCGGACCGCGCGGTCCCATGGCGCTGCCCGGCCCGCTCTCGCCGCGCAGCGTGCCGGTGCACCGACCCGCGAGAGCGTCGTTCGACCTGCTCGTCGGTGACATCCTCGCCGCCCTCGAGCCCCACTTCGCGGTCGAGCCGGACCACGTCGACGTCGTCGTCGAGGAGGCACCCTTGCTGCCTCCGGAGTGGACCGACGACGTGCCGCTCAGCATCGTCGCGCCCGGCCCCGAAGGCTCTCGCGTCGTGCTGTTCCGCATCCCGATCGCCCAGCGCTGCTCCGGCAACGAGGACCTCGAGGACCTCGTCTGGACGGTCGTCCTCGACCGGCTTGCCGAGGTCTGGCACATGTCGCCGGACGACCTCGACCCGCGACCGCGCTAG
- a CDS encoding LCP family protein, translating into MSHRASLLGRGYRDNHLDSPRVRFRRALLLCFMTVVVPGSGHIAVGKRVVGWFAVTMWLAALGGGGYLYWKYRTDRAQVLSWFTDTDVLLLARAGIVAVAVLWVILFVDAWRLASPFRLNFMRAALITVLNLAIIGGVAGSTAYASQLIKVSRDTVKVVFKATKTSEPLKGRYNILLLGSDARADRTGIRPDSMTVASIDADTGKVVLVSLPRNLQNVPFSKGSPMLKVYPNGYNCGPTCLLNAVHTDAQNRRDLYPHSKDPGLDATIDAIQGVTNLKINYYVMINLNGFKGLVNAVGGVTMDVKSRIAMFGHDDAWKNTYIEPGKQKLNGQQALWYARSRVQSDDYVRMGRQKCLMAAMVSQLSPQTVLLNATKIAKSGKELLSTNIPAKELGQFADLALKARGQKIRTVSVVPPRFNTVTPDFPAIQAAIQKTIDKSESTVAPPKKTKDTSGAAANQSDDLKASC; encoded by the coding sequence ATGTCGCATCGCGCGAGTCTCTTGGGCCGCGGCTACCGGGACAATCACCTGGACTCGCCGCGCGTCCGGTTCCGTCGCGCGCTGCTGCTGTGCTTCATGACCGTGGTCGTGCCCGGATCCGGGCACATCGCGGTGGGCAAGCGGGTGGTCGGCTGGTTCGCCGTCACGATGTGGCTGGCCGCCCTCGGTGGTGGTGGCTATCTCTACTGGAAGTACCGCACCGACCGCGCGCAGGTGCTGAGCTGGTTCACCGACACCGATGTCCTGCTGCTGGCGAGGGCCGGCATCGTGGCCGTGGCGGTGCTCTGGGTCATCCTGTTCGTCGACGCGTGGCGGCTGGCGTCACCGTTCCGGCTCAACTTCATGCGGGCCGCGCTCATCACGGTCCTCAACCTCGCCATCATCGGCGGCGTCGCCGGCTCGACCGCGTACGCCTCGCAGCTCATCAAGGTCTCGCGCGACACCGTCAAGGTCGTGTTCAAGGCCACCAAGACGTCCGAGCCGCTCAAGGGTCGCTACAACATCCTGCTGCTGGGCTCCGACGCCCGCGCCGACCGCACCGGCATCCGGCCCGACTCCATGACGGTCGCCAGCATCGACGCCGACACCGGCAAGGTCGTGCTCGTCTCGCTGCCCCGCAACCTGCAGAACGTGCCGTTCTCCAAGGGCTCGCCGATGCTCAAGGTCTATCCCAACGGCTACAACTGCGGGCCGACGTGCCTGCTCAACGCCGTGCACACCGACGCGCAGAACCGCAGGGACCTCTATCCGCACAGCAAGGATCCAGGGCTCGACGCGACGATCGACGCGATCCAGGGCGTCACGAACCTCAAGATCAACTACTACGTGATGATCAACCTCAACGGGTTCAAGGGTCTGGTCAACGCCGTCGGCGGCGTGACGATGGACGTCAAGAGCCGCATCGCGATGTTCGGTCACGACGACGCCTGGAAGAACACCTACATCGAGCCGGGCAAGCAGAAGCTCAACGGCCAGCAGGCCCTGTGGTACGCCCGCAGTCGCGTGCAGTCCGACGACTACGTGCGCATGGGCCGGCAGAAGTGCCTGATGGCCGCGATGGTCAGCCAGCTCAGCCCCCAGACGGTGCTGCTCAACGCCACCAAGATCGCCAAGTCGGGCAAGGAGCTGCTCAGCACCAACATCCCGGCCAAGGAGCTCGGTCAGTTTGCCGACCTCGCGCTCAAGGCGCGTGGCCAGAAGATCCGCACCGTCTCGGTCGTCCCGCCGCGGTTCAACACCGTGACGCCCGACTTCCCGGCGATCCAGGCGGCGATCCAGAAGACGATCGACAAGTCGGAGTCGACCGTGGCGCCGCCCAAGAAGACCAAGGACACGTCGGGCGCCGCCGCCAACCAGTCCGACGACCTCAAGGCCTCCTGCTAG
- a CDS encoding glycosyltransferase family 2 protein, protein MDETSTTRHWLDDPPTVGAILVAHNGATWLPKVLASFAHMFYAPTTWRVVDVSSTDGSADLLRDSFGAERITYAPSGTGFGEAVRLGLESMPRTDWIWLLHDDSSVLPGTLSGLLDTATSAPDIAAVGPKIREWPSLRRLLEVGLTITATGSRETGLETGEPDAGQHDRPRDVLAVNTAGMLIRRDVWDELNGLDPNLPLYYDDVDLGWRIARAGYRTRTAPTAVLFHAESSRRGTRTRTAGDVPHWEERRAAIYTLLANTPMPRFLWQYLRLFFGSLLRVIGLLIGKDPEAASDELLALRSAYTHPFKLIKARRRRRATARRPHRAIRHLLAPFWLPYQHGFDMVRDTATALIKPEAVESVGRRSTTLDQAPDEAENLDDGPSMLQRRPWLATVLVLIVLSVIAGRGLFGGGLHGGALLPAPGSSAGWWDLVFGSRHDVGLPSDTLPPIFALLLAALSTPFWFHPGLVVTIAMVFAVPLAALTAHRFGRQISSHRVPRMVWAISYALCVAATGAVSQGRLGTVVALVVLPIIANTAWQLAEKPGWQLALRLGIWVAFASAFAPIVLPMSLGGLLILWYAEGRWVRGQLVVAAVVPLLLLGPWLAQRALRPWRMWWEAGYPLPGSATVREVVLGRAGGPGAAPEWLTVGVLVLALVALVPRRTRTGVLLSWLVALLGLGAALAGTLLTYSTHAGPADITPWVGIPAVVWIGGLLTAVLLAVPAALSWPRPALTAAIVVALVLPVGTLGWWVARGDADPIDDGRADVVPVFLAERPGDTLILTGSIDGGVDYRVVAGDGPFLGQEAVTASSSDASRLTAVVRRILAQGTTADVDALGELGIDSIYAPSADPEVSRRIDAAPRLSPAGSDQPGSRVWTLAPQPKNDAAHVAWWHRGLGLLQALAWLVAIVLTAPVRRRAAPEPLDDQEDAEVSA, encoded by the coding sequence GTGGACGAGACCAGCACGACGCGCCATTGGCTCGATGATCCGCCCACTGTCGGCGCGATTCTCGTGGCCCACAACGGCGCCACCTGGCTCCCCAAGGTCCTCGCCTCGTTCGCGCACATGTTCTACGCGCCCACGACGTGGCGGGTCGTCGACGTCAGCTCGACCGACGGCAGCGCCGACCTGCTGCGCGACTCGTTCGGCGCCGAGCGCATCACCTACGCCCCGTCGGGCACCGGCTTCGGTGAGGCCGTACGCCTCGGGCTGGAGTCCATGCCTCGTACGGACTGGATCTGGCTGCTGCACGACGACTCCTCCGTGCTCCCGGGCACGCTGTCGGGCCTGCTCGACACCGCGACCTCGGCACCCGACATCGCCGCCGTCGGACCCAAGATCCGGGAGTGGCCGTCGCTGCGCCGCCTGCTCGAGGTCGGCCTGACGATCACCGCGACCGGGTCCCGCGAGACCGGCTTGGAGACCGGCGAGCCCGACGCGGGCCAGCACGACCGTCCGCGCGACGTGCTGGCGGTCAACACCGCCGGCATGCTGATCCGCCGTGACGTGTGGGACGAGCTGAACGGCCTGGACCCCAACCTCCCTCTCTACTACGACGACGTCGACCTCGGCTGGCGGATCGCCCGCGCCGGCTACCGCACGCGGACCGCGCCGACCGCGGTGCTGTTCCACGCCGAGTCGAGCCGCCGCGGCACGCGTACCCGCACAGCAGGGGACGTGCCGCACTGGGAGGAGCGCCGGGCGGCGATCTACACCTTGCTGGCCAACACCCCGATGCCGCGCTTCCTGTGGCAGTACCTCCGGCTGTTCTTCGGATCGCTGCTGCGGGTCATCGGGCTGCTGATCGGCAAGGACCCCGAGGCTGCCAGCGACGAGCTGCTCGCTCTGCGTTCGGCGTACACGCATCCGTTCAAGCTCATCAAGGCGCGCCGCCGCCGGCGCGCCACCGCCAGGCGGCCGCACCGCGCGATCCGGCACCTGCTCGCGCCGTTCTGGCTGCCGTACCAGCACGGCTTCGACATGGTGCGCGACACCGCCACCGCCCTCATCAAGCCGGAGGCGGTCGAGTCGGTCGGTCGCCGGTCCACGACGCTCGACCAGGCGCCCGACGAGGCCGAGAACCTCGACGACGGACCCTCGATGCTCCAGCGCCGGCCGTGGCTCGCCACGGTCCTCGTGCTGATCGTGCTCTCGGTCATCGCGGGCCGCGGCCTGTTCGGTGGCGGCCTGCACGGCGGCGCCCTGCTGCCCGCCCCCGGCTCGTCGGCGGGCTGGTGGGACCTGGTCTTCGGCTCCCGCCATGACGTCGGGCTGCCGAGCGACACGCTGCCCCCGATCTTCGCGCTGCTGCTGGCCGCGCTCTCGACCCCCTTCTGGTTCCACCCGGGTCTCGTCGTCACGATCGCCATGGTGTTCGCGGTCCCGCTGGCCGCTCTGACGGCGCACCGGTTCGGTCGCCAGATCAGCTCGCACCGCGTGCCCCGCATGGTGTGGGCGATCTCGTACGCCTTGTGCGTCGCGGCGACCGGCGCGGTGAGCCAGGGCCGGCTCGGCACCGTCGTCGCCCTCGTCGTCCTGCCGATCATCGCCAACACCGCATGGCAGCTCGCGGAGAAGCCCGGCTGGCAGCTCGCGCTGCGGCTCGGCATCTGGGTGGCGTTCGCATCTGCGTTCGCCCCGATCGTCCTGCCGATGAGCCTCGGCGGCCTCCTGATCCTCTGGTACGCCGAAGGGCGCTGGGTCCGCGGCCAGCTCGTCGTGGCGGCCGTGGTGCCGCTCCTGCTGCTCGGACCCTGGCTCGCCCAGAGGGCGCTTCGTCCCTGGCGGATGTGGTGGGAAGCCGGCTACCCGCTGCCCGGTTCGGCGACCGTCCGCGAGGTCGTCCTCGGTCGTGCCGGCGGTCCCGGTGCGGCCCCCGAGTGGCTCACGGTCGGCGTGCTCGTGCTGGCACTCGTGGCGCTGGTGCCCCGTCGTACGCGCACGGGAGTCCTGCTCTCGTGGCTCGTCGCGCTGCTCGGCCTGGGTGCCGCGCTCGCCGGGACGCTGCTGACGTACTCGACCCATGCCGGACCCGCCGACATCACGCCCTGGGTCGGCATCCCGGCCGTGGTCTGGATCGGTGGCCTGCTCACCGCGGTGCTGCTGGCCGTGCCTGCCGCGCTGTCGTGGCCCCGACCTGCCCTGACGGCCGCGATCGTGGTCGCGCTGGTGCTCCCCGTGGGCACGCTCGGCTGGTGGGTCGCCCGCGGTGACGCCGACCCCATCGACGACGGCCGCGCCGACGTCGTGCCGGTCTTCCTGGCCGAGCGTCCGGGCGACACGTTGATCCTGACCGGCAGCATCGACGGCGGAGTCGACTACCGCGTCGTCGCCGGCGACGGGCCGTTCCTCGGCCAGGAGGCCGTCACCGCGTCGTCGTCCGACGCGAGCCGGCTCACCGCCGTCGTCAGGCGGATCCTCGCGCAGGGCACGACGGCCGACGTCGACGCACTCGGCGAGCTCGGCATCGACTCGATCTACGCGCCCAGCGCCGACCCGGAGGTGAGTCGCAGGATCGATGCCGCCCCCCGGCTGTCACCCGCCGGCAGCGACCAGCCCGGATCGCGGGTGTGGACCCTCGCCCCGCAGCCCAAGAATGATGCCGCACACGTGGCGTGGTGGCACCGTGGGCTCGGCCTCCTGCAGGCGCTCGCCTGGTTGGTGGCGATCGTGCTGACCGCCCCCGTACGCCGGCGCGCCGCCCCCGAGCCGCTCGACGACCAGGAAGACGCGGAGGTGTCCGCATGA
- a CDS encoding ABC transporter permease, protein MTTAEDAARLGLDRVGGRPPLRDYVAEVWKRRFFIYSMARYKIESENQQNSLGMLWVVLKPLLNALVYGLIFGLLLPSSTRPDHFVEFLIIGVFIFEFFAQSWSNGGKSIVTNAALVQSLAFPRLVLPLAAVTQRFLQFMPTVAIMLTFLVISGGFGAIDLHWLFILPIFALFFMFNCGLAMITARLAVHWRDLNNFIPFLTRFFFYTTGIFFSVEKRFGPKPATSSHPATDGHPIVMRISDFQPIHEFLSLARSALLQGPGYGMNLHYWAYATAWSFGIFAFGVWFFWRAEERYGRVD, encoded by the coding sequence ATGACAACCGCCGAGGACGCGGCGCGCCTGGGCCTCGACAGGGTCGGTGGCCGACCGCCGCTCCGCGACTACGTCGCTGAGGTCTGGAAGAGACGCTTCTTCATCTACTCGATGGCTCGCTACAAGATCGAGTCCGAGAACCAGCAGAACTCGCTCGGCATGTTGTGGGTCGTGCTCAAGCCGTTGCTCAACGCCTTGGTCTACGGGCTGATCTTCGGCCTGCTGCTGCCCAGCAGCACCCGGCCCGACCACTTCGTCGAGTTCCTGATCATCGGCGTGTTCATCTTCGAGTTCTTCGCGCAGTCGTGGAGCAACGGCGGCAAGTCGATCGTGACCAACGCGGCCCTGGTCCAGAGCCTCGCGTTCCCGCGACTGGTGCTCCCGCTGGCCGCCGTGACCCAGCGCTTCCTGCAGTTCATGCCGACCGTCGCGATCATGCTGACGTTCCTGGTGATCAGCGGCGGCTTCGGCGCGATCGACCTGCACTGGCTGTTCATCCTCCCGATCTTCGCGCTGTTCTTCATGTTCAACTGCGGGCTGGCCATGATCACCGCACGCCTGGCGGTCCACTGGCGCGACCTCAACAACTTCATCCCGTTCCTGACCCGCTTCTTCTTCTACACGACCGGGATCTTCTTCAGCGTCGAGAAGCGGTTCGGCCCCAAGCCCGCCACGTCGTCACACCCGGCCACCGACGGCCACCCGATCGTCATGCGGATCTCGGACTTCCAGCCGATCCACGAGTTCCTCAGCCTGGCCCGCTCGGCCCTGCTGCAGGGCCCCGGGTACGGCATGAACCTGCACTACTGGGCCTACGCCACCGCGTGGTCGTTCGGCATCTTCGCGTTCGGGGTCTGGTTCTTCTGGCGCGCTGAGGAAAGGTACGGCCGTGTCGACTGA
- a CDS encoding WhiB family transcriptional regulator yields the protein MSFDLGLPQELDEELMWQERALCAQTDPEAFFPEKGGSTREAKRVCLTCDVRGECLEYALAHDERFGIWGGLSERERRKLKKRA from the coding sequence ATGTCATTCGATCTGGGTCTGCCGCAAGAGCTCGATGAAGAACTCATGTGGCAAGAGCGCGCCCTTTGCGCTCAGACGGACCCCGAGGCGTTCTTCCCTGAGAAGGGCGGATCCACACGTGAGGCCAAGCGAGTGTGCCTGACGTGCGACGTCCGTGGAGAGTGCCTCGAGTACGCCCTGGCACATGATGAGCGGTTCGGCATCTGGGGCGGTCTGTCCGAGCGTGAACGTCGCAAGCTGAAGAAGCGGGCTTAG
- a CDS encoding TIGR03089 family protein: MRTLDQLLRVAADPGQPLVTYYDMATGERVELSTTTTANWVAKSSNFLVDDLDAGPGTRIRIGLPSHWLTTVWILSAWNVGAMIADRAADIGLSGPDLVADEPHRVAASLRPLGGRFPQPPEGFLDLGAEVPGHGDHFVALDPPEPSTVALDLEGATSTHAELLASVIPDAARRLVEPGGIRRDAELITAACLGGGSLVIVASATPEQISRVAEQEGAESR; this comes from the coding sequence ATGAGGACGCTTGACCAGCTGCTCCGCGTCGCAGCCGATCCTGGTCAGCCGCTCGTCACCTACTACGACATGGCCACCGGTGAACGGGTCGAGCTCAGCACGACGACGACCGCGAACTGGGTCGCCAAGAGCAGCAACTTCCTGGTCGACGACCTCGACGCAGGGCCGGGCACCCGCATCCGCATCGGGTTGCCGAGCCACTGGCTGACGACGGTCTGGATCCTGTCGGCATGGAACGTGGGCGCGATGATCGCCGACCGGGCCGCCGACATCGGTCTGAGCGGTCCCGATCTCGTCGCCGACGAGCCCCACCGGGTCGCCGCCTCGCTCCGGCCCCTCGGCGGTCGGTTCCCGCAACCGCCCGAGGGCTTCCTCGACCTGGGTGCGGAGGTGCCGGGCCACGGCGACCACTTCGTGGCACTCGATCCCCCCGAGCCGTCGACGGTGGCGCTCGACCTCGAGGGAGCGACGAGCACGCACGCCGAGCTCCTCGCGTCGGTCATCCCCGATGCTGCCCGCCGGCTGGTCGAGCCGGGCGGCATCCGGCGCGACGCCGAGCTGATCACCGCCGCCTGCCTCGGCGGCGGCTCCCTCGTGATCGTGGCGTCTGCCACACCCGAACAGATCTCACGCGTGGCCGAGCAGGAGGGCGCCGAGAGCAGGTAG